The following are from one region of the Thiocapsa rosea genome:
- a CDS encoding DsbC family protein translates to MRQNLDSPFDETPERLARHLVASLAALGLAAASLANPGLAEPLPSASIARMAQLPSGGLQAVETTDGELLFFSENGRYVLRGSAVDLWHGAKLTAFDQTQRLAGRIDLARLKLDVADLGAIDVGEGPEVVVFIDPFCPHCTALYADLAPLRATYRFRLVPLPVLGEPSQRAVLALACLAGTDPEQAREALLGGLTADLPEPAAGCGEVVAQRTLIAAQILGIRGTPFLIAPDGRLRQGRPDDLDAWLAASEEHAE, encoded by the coding sequence ATGCGACAGAACCTCGATTCACCCTTCGACGAGACGCCCGAGCGTCTGGCCCGGCACCTCGTCGCCTCGCTGGCCGCCCTCGGGTTGGCGGCGGCGTCGCTCGCGAACCCCGGCCTGGCCGAGCCGTTGCCGAGCGCGTCGATTGCCCGGATGGCCCAGCTGCCGTCCGGCGGTCTGCAGGCGGTGGAGACCACCGACGGGGAGTTGCTGTTCTTCTCCGAGAACGGACGCTACGTGCTGCGCGGCAGTGCCGTGGATCTCTGGCACGGGGCCAAGCTTACCGCGTTCGATCAGACCCAACGCCTCGCCGGGCGCATCGATCTGGCGCGACTGAAGCTCGACGTGGCCGATCTGGGGGCGATCGACGTCGGCGAAGGCCCCGAGGTGGTCGTGTTCATCGATCCCTTCTGCCCCCATTGCACCGCACTCTACGCCGATCTGGCGCCGCTGCGCGCGACCTATCGCTTCCGGCTGGTCCCGCTTCCGGTGCTGGGCGAGCCCTCGCAGCGCGCCGTGCTCGCGCTGGCGTGTCTGGCCGGAACCGATCCCGAACAGGCGCGCGAGGCGCTGCTCGGCGGGCTGACGGCGGACCTCCCGGAGCCCGCGGCGGGCTGCGGCGAGGTCGTTGCGCAACGCACCCTGATCGCGGCCCAAATCCTCGGGATTCGCGGCACGCCCTTCCTGATCGCACCGGACGGGCGCCTGCGTCAGGGTCGCCCGGACGACCTCGATGCCTGGCTCGCAGCCAGCGAGGAGCATGCCGAATGA
- a CDS encoding RRXRR domain-containing protein: protein MSRSRTAPVQVRSPSGTPLSDCARRRAREMVRRGRATWISTTPPIIRLTEKPS from the coding sequence ATGAGCCGATCCCGCACCGCCCCGGTCCAGGTGCGCTCGCCCTCCGGCACGCCCTTGAGCGACTGCGCCCGCCGCCGCGCCCGGGAGATGGTCCGGCGCGGCCGCGCGACCTGGATCTCCACCACGCCCCCGATCATCCGCCTGACCGAGAAGCCTTCATGA
- a CDS encoding TraV family lipoprotein, with translation MTSRLTLPLMLSALAALSGCATRAPVPEPTAAQDQRPAEYQPKRAAASAMQAWIAPWEDATGDLYPPSTVYIEVLREHWHYDGAAHGRLTVLRPLQVQPRSAAPSDAARPVMLPDTLATDPAHAPVHLPREQKRGA, from the coding sequence ATGACTTCACGCCTCACGCTGCCGCTCATGCTCTCGGCGCTCGCCGCCCTGAGCGGATGTGCCACCCGAGCACCCGTCCCGGAACCGACGGCGGCCCAAGACCAACGCCCCGCCGAGTATCAACCCAAACGCGCCGCCGCCTCGGCGATGCAGGCCTGGATCGCCCCCTGGGAGGATGCGACCGGCGATCTGTATCCGCCTTCCACGGTGTACATCGAGGTGCTGCGCGAGCACTGGCACTACGACGGCGCGGCGCACGGGCGCTTGACCGTGCTGCGCCCGTTGCAGGTGCAGCCGCGATCGGCCGCGCCGAGCGATGCCGCGCGTCCGGTCATGCTCCCGGATACGCTCGCGACGGATCCGGCACACGCACCGGTGCACCTGCCGCGGGAGCAAAAGCGCGGCGCCTGA
- the traA gene encoding TraA family conjugative transfer protein, which produces MLSPPPLSGRDRRTLLFAGIAATLVVVAISATATAGTTGTEFSALYTLLTGWMTGFLGRVVAVIFIIIGVIAGAARQSIMGFVLGIAAGVGMFLAPAIVDGVVTATLPVL; this is translated from the coding sequence ATGTTGTCCCCGCCCCCGTTGTCCGGCCGCGACCGCCGGACCCTCCTGTTCGCGGGTATCGCCGCGACGCTCGTTGTCGTGGCGATCTCCGCGACCGCCACGGCCGGCACCACCGGCACCGAGTTCTCGGCCCTCTACACCCTGCTCACCGGCTGGATGACCGGTTTTCTGGGTCGTGTCGTGGCCGTGATTTTCATCATCATCGGCGTCATCGCCGGTGCCGCACGCCAGTCGATCATGGGCTTCGTCCTGGGCATCGCCGCCGGTGTGGGCATGTTCCTGGCCCCGGCGATCGTCGACGGCGTCGTCACCGCCACCCTGCCCGTCCTCTGA
- a CDS encoding conjugal transfer protein TraV: MIHATPLLLCAALLGGCASGNPEYACPGYPGKPLCLPPSAVYSLSDGVGPPPASIARPLPMETDSGFAAGSGWAWTTRLRD; this comes from the coding sequence ATGATCCACGCCACACCCCTTCTGCTGTGCGCGGCCCTGCTCGGCGGCTGCGCTTCGGGCAACCCCGAATACGCCTGCCCCGGCTATCCGGGCAAACCGCTCTGTCTGCCGCCGAGTGCCGTCTACAGCCTCAGCGACGGTGTCGGACCGCCGCCCGCGTCCATCGCGCGCCCGCTCCCGATGGAGACCGACAGCGGGTTTGCCGCCGGGTCCGGTTGGGCTTGGACCACCCGACTTCGCGATTAG